From the genome of Psychroserpens ponticola, one region includes:
- the porU gene encoding type IX secretion system sortase PorU, protein MKKLLLLFFIVYNVFAFAQQKQFSIQWDGTRILETPTFQVELPAFNKENFSYSDSEGLFYVSQWEINTLLNEKSLTLSNVSYVTMSSNDLKALSKDLIPNAPKVKLSNSVDRNKISAFLKISPIINDNGVFKKITSFTINYSSGSSAVNRNAANTQEIVNSVLSTGKWRRFYVDKSGIFKLSKSFLEDIGVNTSADPRSIKIFGNGGAIVPMPNNEFYPNDLAENAIQFVGEEDGVFNDGDYILFYAEGPTGNVEESDINTNINPYTNKTNYYVNFGGDFGKRIETTIQPNENPDFTVNTFQDYKFHEVDEYNVVKLGRRWFGDRFDIENEKTFTFNFPNLVTTEPAKLKVYGATVSEVPTTMSVKVNSADVANLNFNGVSDGVLGTGASYEGNLLLNSSEVAVNLQYNNNGNPSSLGYLDYVSVEATRDLSFTGGQMHFKNNIVQNTSGVVEYLMSNTSNVKEVWDITDKYNVTSISNPDQVSNFSFKAVSGTLRHYIAFNNQNFFEPLRDANTFVSNQNIKGTIFLNNQGEFQDIDYIIVTPNNMLSQAERLAEINRQQYDLNVKVVTLKQIYTEFSSGNQDIGGIRNMIKYVYHNASVPDKRLKYLCLFGDASFDYKNRITNNTNIVPSWFSYNSFSLTSSFVSDDFYVMMDDNEGTMEASNKADIAVGRILANSPQQAKQLVDKIQEYYSVDSYGSWRNNVLVISDDVDIGSFEGELQQTTDDIANIITQEKPFLNAIKIHSDAFLQESSSAGERYPQVNKEIRDAIEVGALVVNYFGHGGEDGLAAERIFDKIDSQEVSNACKYNLFITVTCEYTKFDDPLRHTAGEFTYWNTKGGAIGLVTTTRQIFVSLGQAFNVIMEPYLFAFGSNDYPSVAEALRQSKNDPSISSNPQKPLVWYIGDPAMKLSFAKPDVRLTKINDVPIGGDTDVLQALGKVKLSGEVVNESGNLLSDYNGILTATIFDKEIERQTLNNDNQTNNGQPVVMDFKTLGEVIFKGQATVANGEFEFEFVVPKDIGIPVGPGKVSFYTMRTLPLENRAGSSFDIQVGGINENAAEDNIGPVINLYMNDENFVSGGITNEQPSLVAKLQDENGINTASGIGHDIVAILDGDETNPFVLNDYYQADIDDYQNGKVSYPFRDLSPGLHTLSLKAWDVYNNSSTAEIEFIVFDKDQELIIDNVLNYPNPFIDYTEFWFNHNSSDVLDVSVQIFTVSGKLVRTLNGQTNGGSKVTSSISKDIVWDGRDDFGDKIGKGVYIYKLKVRSNRLNKQVEKIEKLVIL, encoded by the coding sequence ATGAAAAAACTGTTACTCTTATTTTTTATTGTGTACAATGTTTTTGCCTTTGCACAACAAAAACAATTTTCAATCCAATGGGATGGTACTAGAATATTAGAAACACCAACTTTTCAAGTTGAGTTGCCTGCTTTTAACAAAGAAAATTTTAGTTACAGTGATTCCGAAGGATTATTTTATGTGTCGCAATGGGAAATAAATACATTGTTGAATGAAAAATCTCTTACGCTTTCTAATGTATCTTATGTTACAATGTCAAGCAATGATTTAAAAGCGTTATCTAAAGACTTAATACCTAATGCTCCAAAAGTTAAGCTATCAAATTCTGTTGATCGAAATAAAATTTCTGCTTTTCTAAAAATTAGTCCAATTATTAATGATAATGGGGTTTTTAAAAAAATTACATCGTTTACTATTAATTACTCTTCAGGTTCATCTGCTGTAAATAGAAATGCAGCAAATACTCAGGAGATTGTTAATTCTGTTTTGAGTACAGGGAAATGGAGGCGTTTTTATGTTGACAAATCAGGAATATTTAAACTTTCTAAAAGTTTTTTAGAAGATATAGGTGTTAATACAAGTGCAGATCCGAGATCAATAAAGATATTTGGTAATGGTGGAGCAATTGTTCCGATGCCAAATAATGAATTTTATCCTAATGACCTTGCAGAAAATGCTATACAGTTTGTTGGCGAAGAGGATGGTGTGTTTAATGATGGAGATTATATTTTATTTTATGCCGAAGGACCTACTGGTAATGTAGAAGAAAGTGATATCAATACCAATATTAATCCTTACACTAATAAGACCAACTATTACGTTAATTTTGGAGGTGATTTTGGAAAACGTATTGAAACCACAATTCAGCCTAATGAAAACCCTGATTTTACCGTGAATACATTTCAGGATTATAAATTTCATGAAGTTGATGAATATAATGTCGTTAAATTAGGAAGACGCTGGTTTGGTGATCGTTTTGATATTGAAAATGAAAAAACATTTACATTTAATTTCCCGAATTTAGTGACCACAGAACCCGCTAAACTAAAAGTTTATGGAGCAACTGTGTCTGAAGTGCCTACAACAATGTCTGTTAAGGTGAATTCTGCAGATGTTGCAAATTTAAATTTTAATGGAGTTTCAGATGGTGTTCTTGGAACTGGAGCTTCTTATGAAGGTAATTTACTTCTTAATTCTTCAGAAGTTGCTGTCAATTTGCAATATAATAATAATGGAAACCCGTCATCGTTAGGGTATTTAGATTATGTGTCAGTTGAAGCTACTCGAGACTTAAGTTTTACAGGAGGTCAAATGCATTTTAAAAATAATATTGTTCAAAATACGAGTGGAGTTGTTGAGTATTTGATGTCTAATACTTCTAATGTTAAAGAAGTTTGGGACATTACAGATAAATATAATGTAACTAGTATATCTAACCCAGATCAAGTTTCTAACTTTAGTTTTAAAGCTGTTTCTGGAACACTTAGACATTATATAGCATTCAATAATCAAAATTTTTTTGAGCCTTTAAGGGATGCGAATACATTTGTAAGCAATCAAAATATAAAAGGGACTATTTTTCTAAATAACCAAGGGGAATTCCAAGACATTGATTATATCATCGTTACTCCAAATAATATGTTGTCTCAAGCTGAACGACTTGCAGAAATTAATAGGCAACAGTATGATTTAAATGTTAAAGTTGTTACTTTAAAACAGATCTACACTGAATTTAGTTCAGGGAACCAAGACATAGGAGGTATAAGAAATATGATCAAATATGTGTATCATAATGCAAGTGTTCCAGATAAAAGGTTGAAATATTTGTGTCTTTTTGGTGATGCCTCTTTTGATTATAAAAACAGAATAACTAATAATACCAATATAGTACCTTCTTGGTTTTCATATAATAGTTTCAGTCTTACAAGTTCTTTTGTGTCTGATGATTTTTATGTGATGATGGACGATAATGAAGGAACGATGGAAGCTTCAAATAAAGCTGATATTGCTGTAGGTAGAATTTTGGCAAATTCGCCTCAACAAGCAAAACAATTGGTTGATAAAATTCAAGAGTATTATTCTGTTGACTCTTATGGAAGTTGGAGGAATAATGTTTTAGTGATTTCAGATGATGTCGATATTGGTAGTTTTGAAGGCGAACTTCAGCAAACAACCGATGATATAGCAAATATAATTACACAAGAAAAACCGTTTTTAAATGCAATAAAGATTCACTCTGATGCATTTCTTCAAGAGTCTTCTTCTGCTGGTGAACGCTATCCTCAGGTGAATAAAGAAATAAGAGATGCTATTGAAGTTGGAGCGCTTGTGGTTAATTATTTTGGGCATGGAGGTGAAGATGGCTTGGCAGCAGAGCGTATTTTTGATAAAATTGATTCCCAAGAGGTTTCCAATGCTTGTAAGTATAACCTATTTATAACAGTTACTTGTGAGTACACTAAGTTTGATGATCCTTTAAGACATACAGCAGGAGAGTTTACATATTGGAATACAAAAGGAGGAGCTATAGGTTTAGTTACAACGACTAGACAAATTTTTGTAAGTTTAGGTCAGGCTTTTAATGTGATTATGGAACCTTATCTTTTTGCTTTTGGATCAAATGATTACCCATCTGTAGCAGAAGCATTACGCCAATCTAAAAACGATCCTAGTATAAGTAGTAACCCACAAAAACCATTAGTTTGGTATATTGGTGATCCAGCTATGAAATTATCTTTCGCTAAACCAGATGTTAGGCTAACAAAAATTAATGATGTGCCCATTGGTGGAGATACAGATGTACTTCAAGCTTTAGGTAAAGTGAAGTTGTCTGGTGAAGTTGTTAACGAATCGGGCAATTTACTGTCTGATTATAATGGCATATTAACAGCTACTATTTTCGATAAAGAAATTGAAAGACAAACATTAAATAATGACAATCAAACTAATAATGGTCAACCTGTAGTTATGGATTTTAAAACCTTAGGAGAGGTTATCTTTAAAGGTCAGGCTACTGTTGCTAATGGAGAATTTGAATTTGAGTTTGTCGTGCCTAAAGATATAGGTATCCCTGTTGGTCCTGGGAAAGTGAGTTTCTACACAATGAGAACGCTTCCTCTTGAAAATAGAGCAGGATCTAGTTTTGATATTCAAGTTGGAGGAATTAATGAAAATGCAGCTGAAGATAACATTGGTCCAGTTATTAATCTTTATATGAATGATGAAAATTTTGTTTCTGGTGGTATTACCAATGAACAACCTTCACTCGTAGCAAAACTACAAGATGAAAATGGAATTAATACAGCTAGTGGAATAGGTCATGATATTGTAGCAATTCTTGATGGTGATGAAACAAATCCTTTTGTTTTAAATGATTATTATCAAGCTGATATTGATGATTATCAAAATGGAAAAGTGAGTTACCCTTTTAGAGATTTATCACCAGGCTTACATACATTGTCACTTAAAGCTTGGGATGTTTATAATAATTCATCTACTGCTGAAATAGAATTTATTGTATTTGATAAAGATCAAGAATTGATTATTGATAATGTATTGAATTACCCAAATCCGTTTATTGATTATACTGAATTTTGGTTCAATCACAATAGTTCTGATGTTTTAGACGTTTCAGTACAAATATTTACTGTTTCCGGTAAGTTGGTAAGAACATTAAACGGACAAACTAATGGAGGAAGTAAAGTGACAAGTTCTATATCAAAAGACATTGTTTGGGATGGTAGAGATGACTTTGGTGATAAAATAGGTAAAGGAGTCTATATTTATAAACTAAAAGTAAGATCTAATCGTTTAAATAAACAAGTTGAAAAAATTGAAAAACTTGTAATACTATAA